The genome window TTCATAGCAACCACCCTAAAACAATTCTTCCATAAATTCTTTGGCTAGGATATTCTCCTGCTCTTGAACCTATTTCTTCTGTGTACATTCCAGATTCTATTTTAATGATTTTTGCATTGAAAAATAATCCAAATGTTGGATAGCCTTGATTTATTCCAGCACTAATTCCAAATTGTTCTAAAAGTCTATATTCTAGACCCATATGAATTCTTTTAGCAATTACTGCATTCTGATTATTTGTTACGTCTCTTAAATCAGTGGAAATTGTAACCTTACTTTTTTTTGTTCCAAATGATGTACTAAAACCTGCATCTAATACCGTTGGTTCAGCTGTTGGTGGTGTGTTACCGTCAGGAACCCATCGATATTGCATTCCTATATTTCTACAAACAATCCCAATTTGAGTTGAATAATCTTTACTTAAAATAATCATTGTACCTAAATCGGCTCCAACTCCAGAGCCCTGATTTAAGTTATTATTTATCACTGTAGATAAAGCTCCATTTGATAATTGAGATTCAGCACTTAAAGCAGAAATGGATAAATTGAGTTCCTTTTTTTGCAGAAATTTTCCATTCATCCCAAAATAAAATCTTTCACTAAAAAAATCATGCGCAAGTGTTAAATAAACACCGCTTCTGTTTGCGGCATAAATATTAGCAGTAGGTATGCCTGTATTGGGATCAATCCCTTCATAAGCATTAGCGTTTGCTCGGTCTAAAAATCCAATTGCCAGCTTTCTAAAAACAACACCTGAATAGTTCTGAGCTGCAGCACTGAAAACTGAATTTTGATTTTCAGCTAAAACTTGTAATGCACTTTTATTTCCACCATTATAGCTATCATATAGTTGCTTTAAGTTTTGAGTTCCTTCTAATTGAGGGCTTACTGCAATTATTTCACTTAAAATACCTTTTCCTTGCGCTATCCCTGCCGGATTATAAAAGACAGCATCCATACCTTTTGCAGTTGCTATTCCTACGTCGCCTTTTCCAAGAAATTCTGCTGAACGAAATTCTCTTTGTAATTCTTGAGGATGTCCACTTGGCTGAATAAATAAAGAAATAATTACAATTAACTTAGATAGAGTCTTGAAGTATTTAATAAAATTTTTTGTTCCTATAAATCCAACCATGGATTTTCCTTAATTACAATTTTTAGTTGCAAAAAATTCGGAATAAAAAAAAGGAACTTAATCTACATAAGTTCCTAGTGAGAGAGAATAATGACAAAATAAATTACATAACTAAATTGTTTTGTTTTAATGCTTGAATACGAACTTCAAGTGGTGGATGTGTAGAAAAAATCTGCAATAAAGAAGATTTATTAGATATTTTAAAAGCAGCTATCGATTTTGGAGTTTCTTCTCCTTCTGGTAAAGGATTTTCATACACTCTTTGTAAGGCTGCTAGCGCTGCTATCATGCTAGATTTACCGGCTAACTGAGCCCCACCTAAATCGGCTTTAAACTCACGCATTCTAGAGAACCAAGCAATTACTATAGAACCTAATATGCTGAATAAAATTTCTAAGACTATAACTACAATCAAATTTACTAATGGGCGTATGTCTTCTTTCACAAATTGTGTTGTAGCAAAAGCGATAATTCTAGCAAAAAACATGACAAAGGCGTTCACAACTCCTTGAATAAGAGTCATAGTAACCATGTCACCATTAGCTATGTGTGAAATTTCATGAGCCAGTACACCTTCAACTTCTTGTTGATCCATTCTTTCTAAAAGACCTGTAGAAACAGCGACTAAGGATCTTTTTTTCGAAGGTCCTGTAGCAAAAGCATTTAATTCAGCACTTTCATAAATTCCAACTTCAGGAGTATTAGGAAGCCCTGCTTTTTGCGCCAATTTTGCAACTCTATTATAAAGATTTTTTTCAGCAGGAGTGCAATTTTCGGGATCTATCGGCTTAATACCCATAGCGAATTTTGCAACCCAACGTGAAATGGCAAGGCTGATAAAAGCTCCCCCAAAGCCCCAAATTAGACAAAAAATCATGAGTGAGGAATAATTTATTCCTCTTGCTGTCATGTAATGATTAACACCAAGTAATGAAGTGACAATAGAAATTGTCACCATGACTAAAATATTTACCATGATGAAAAGAAATATTCTTTTAAACATGCTGATATTTCCTCCTCTATAAATTCAGTTTCAAATATACTATAAAAAACTTTAAGTCGAAAGATATAAACGTTTTTCGGTCGTTTTTCTTGCAACATAAAAGGTTCTTTAATATGGTGTATTCAGAAAGTAAAATGTCAACAATTGATAAAAAAAGAAAAAAAGTACGTATTCATGATTTTCTTGAAATGAAAAAAAATGGAGTTAAAATTTCTGTAATAACCTGTTATGACGCATCTTTTGCAAGATTAATTGAATTATCCAAAATGGACATTGTCCTAGTTGGAGATAGTTTAGGGAATGTAATTCAAGGTAAAAATTCGACTTTACCAGTAACTGTAAAAGAAATGTCTTATCATATTAAATGTGTTAGAAGCGCATTGCAAACTCCTCTTTTAATTGGTGACATGCCTTTTTTATCTGCGGGAATATCTGTTAAAGATACTATGAAAAATGCTGGGCTATTTATGCAGTCTGGAGCAGAAGCTGTTAAAATAGAAGGAGCTACACCTGAGATCTGTGAACAAATAAGTCATTTAACCCGGCACGGGATTCCTGTTATGGGGCATATTGGTCTTATGCCACAAAGTGTACATGCATTAGGTGGATACAGGATTCAGGGAAAAAATGAGAGTGATAAAAAAAGACTGCTAAAGGAAGCAAAACTATTACAAAGTGCAGGCTGCTTTGCTATCGTGCTAGAGTTGATCACTCCAAATCTTGCTGAAGAATTGTCAAAAGCTTTAAAAATTCCAACTATAGGGATCGGTTCGGGAAATCATTGTGATGGCAATGTTCTTGTATTACAAGATATGCTTGGAATGAATAAGAATTTTAAACCAAAGTTTTTAAAACATTACTTGGAATTAGAAGAATCAATTGTTCATTCTTTAAATCATTACTGTAGTGAAGTAGTAAACAAATGTAGTGAAAATGAGTAATTTTACATGACTAGTGATAAAAAACTATCGATTGAAGAAATCAAAGCAAAGATTAAAGTTGTATGCATTTGTAAAGGTATTAAGCAAGGTAAAATTTGTGAAGCTATCAGTAAAGGTGCTGATACTAGAGAAAAGGTAAATATAGCTACGGGTAGCGGTAATGGAGGTTGTAAAGCGACACGCTGCGGACCTGTTATTGATAAGTTAATCGAAAATAAAGGAAAACCTATCATCGAGCCGTATAAAACAGAAATTGAAGATGATGACAACTATTATTGAAGTGCTTGATTTTAAGCGAAAAATATAACAAGTGGCAGGCCAGGAGGGACTCGAACCCCCAACAAGCTGATTTGGAATCAGCCGCTCTACCATTGGAGCTACTGACCTACTTGAGAGCTTTCCGAATATCAGTTGTAGAGTAAGAGGTCAAGCTTTGAATGTGACTTCATTCATAAATTTAATTCATCAAGTAAGGGGAAATACATGTTAAAATTGGAACATTCGGGTGTTGGAGAAATATTTTATGCCACAAGTCAATCTGCTGGATTTGATATCTGTGCAAATGAAAATCACATCATTCCGTCGGGTGAATGGAAATTAATCAAAACGGGATTGCGAATTATTGAGTCAATATCAGAACAAAAAATGAAAGTAGGGCAGCTCGAGTATCAAGTCATCCCAGAAATTCAAATTCGTCCCAGAAGTGGTTTAGCCTTAAAGCATGGAATTACTGTCTTAAATTCTCCAAGTACAATCGATGCCGATTATCGGGGTGAAATTATGGTAACTCTTATCAATCATTCAAAGTCTGATTTTTCTATCCAAGTTGGTGATAGGATTGCTCAAGGAGTTTGCGCATTAGTGCTTCAATTACCTGGAATTCATATTAAAAAAGTTGAAAGAGGAACTGGTGGATTTGGTTCTAGTGGGAAAAATTAGAGAAATATTTTTCCCAGCAAGTCTTGACTGATTAGTCAATATTGGTTAAACTTCAGCAACTTTCGGAACGATGCTAGCGGCAAGATCATTAATTCATTAAAGATTCAGGAGCCCGGCGCAATGCCAAGAAAATCCAAAAAAAAGAATAATATATCAGAATCCATTGAAACTATCCCTGTTTCTTTGGACAAAACAATTTATTTTATTCCTGAAAATGTTCCTTCTGGACAAAGAATTTTTTGTGCAGCCAAAAACATTTGTTATAATTTTGATGATGTTATTAATTGTCTTGAGCATGGAACTATTGATAAAATAGTATTTCATCCTTTAACTAGTCACTCAACAAGGCACTATATTTATCACTGGGCTAAAATTTTTAATCCAAAAATTCAAGAATTATATACCACACATTTTCCATCAAAACCGTCAGGTTCAAATCAAGTAGCGTAACAAAATTTTCTATTATTTTTATTGTAGGAAATTTTTTACCAATCAATCATCTTGCTCTTTATCCTCAAATTGTTAATATAAAAATGCATGATAAATTTTAAAGGGTTTTGAATGAGTCATTTATTTTTAAATCAAAACTATGACAGATTAAAAGTTTTTCACAGAATTAAATCATTAAAAGATTTTATTGCTTTTGAAAACAGGAAAATTATTTTTGAAGATGAAACTTTTCTGAAAATAAAAGAAAATGTTGATATTTATAAAAATAAAGAACAAGTTAGACTAAAAAAAATTGAATTACTGACAAAAATTCTAGAAAAAATTGAAATAAAAATGCGATTTAATAATTTTTAATAAACATAAAACAGGAAAAAAATGAATACAGTTTTAGTAATTAATGGACCAAATTTAGGAATTTTAGGAAAAAGACAACCTCATATTTATGGTTCTAAAACCTTGACTAATATACTTGATGAAATGAAAAATCTTGCTAAAGAAAAAAAAATTAAAATTGAAGATATTCAGAATAATGTTGAAGGTGAAATTATTAATTTTCTTAATGAAAAATTTCTTGAATATTGTACTTCTAAAAAAGAAGTAAATAAAAAAAGACTAATTGGGATAATTATTAATCCAGCTGGTTATACTCATACTAGTGTTGCACTTAGAGATGCTTTAGAAGTTTTCAAACAGGAAAATATTCCTATTTATGAAGTACATTTAAGCAATATTTTTGCTAGGGAAGATTTTCGTCATAAGTCATATATTAGTCCTATTGCAAATGGAGTGGTTTCGGGGCTAGGATCATATGGCTATATAGCTGCACTGCAAAAAATATTTGAACTGGAAGAAAATGTTTGAGCAATTGCTTAAAATAATTTCATTAGAATCATTGATCTTTGTTTTCAAAGAGAAAAATTTATTTCAAGAATTTCAATTTCACCAAGAAACACAAGCACTAAAACATGCAGAAATTTCAAAAATTTCTGACTCAGATATTTTAAGAACAATTCTTCCAATTGAATTATCAAGCAAAATGTTTGGGAGTGGTAATTTAAATTTATTAGCATTTATTTTTGCATTAAGACATAAAATTGTAGAATTAAATTCTTTATTTCATCTTTCAGCACTTAAATTATTAAGAAGTTCATCATATCTTACTTTAAAAAATGAATATGACATTATTTTTGGGAAAGAGTTTTCCTTAAATTATCACGAGTTAGAAAATTATTTACATCCAAATTTTTGGGGACAAGCGAAATCTATTCCAATAGTAGGTTTTTCTGCTGTTGGTTGTCATTTTGTTTTAAGAGATGTTACTTATTGTAGAGCTTTTGATGCTTATAGTCTTCCCTTTTGTAACTATGTCACTAGTGAATTATTTTGTGATCATCATTTGCGGGAGAAATTTTGGGGAGAACAAATTTTCAATGAGTGCTCGGTTCAAGCAAAAATTGCTCAATTTTATTTAAATATTCATAATTTTAAAGAAATTGATGAAGAATCATTAAAGAAAATATTAGATAATTTTTTCCATTACTTTGATGAATCGTTTCGGCGAAAAAAACCTTCAAGCATTAGCACAGAAAAAGTTAAAGAACTTTTAAATTTTTATAGCTTTTCAACTTTAGAAGAATTAAAAATTGTTGGAGGAGAAGAGCTGCGGAAACGATTTTTGGAAAAGGCAAAGTATTTTCATCCTGATAAAGGAGGTTCTCAAGATCGTTTCAGACAAGCAAGAGAATACTATGAAAATTTAAGAGAGCTTTTGGGCAAATGACAACACAATTCTTTAAAGTAGATCCTTTTAATTTTGTTCCGATTTTAAAAACTCCATGGGGTGGAACACAAATTTCTTTGTTAAAAAAAACTTATTTTCCAGAATTCAAGGCTAAAATTCCAGATTTTATAGGAGAGAGCTGGGAAATCTCTACAGATAAAAATTACCCTTCCCTTATTTTAATGAATGGAAGAGAAAAAATACCACTGACAGATTTATTGCAACAAAATTCTTCCATGATTTTAGGTGAAAAAATTGCAAATAAGTATGGAGCACATTCTCCGTTGCTCCTTAAGTGGCTGCATGCAAAAGATAATTTATCAGTTCAGCTGCACCCAAAAAATGGAAATCCGTTACTTAATGAAAGTGAATGTGGTAAACCTGAGAGTTGGTTGGTTTTGAATGTTGAAAAAAATGGTTATGTTTATTTAGGCTTTAAACCAGATCTTTCTAAAGAAGAAATTATTGAAAATTTATTAAAAGATGATTTAGAAAAATGTTTAAATAAATATTATCCAAAAATGTATGATTATATTTCTGTTCCCCCAGGATGCGTTCATGCTGTAGGTCCAGGAGTTTTTTTGGCAGAACCGCAATATGTTTTACCAAAGAAATCAGGTAAAACATGGAGAATTTCTGATTGGAAACGGCTTTATGATGAAAATGGTAAACTTTCAGCCTATGGGAAACCTAGAGAATTGCATGTCAAAGAATCATTAGGTGCGATTGATTGGAATCTTCCAAGAGGGAAAGAGCTAGAAAAATTATTGATTCAGCAAATGGAAAATGGGAAAATATTTTTAGGAAACACTTACAACCCTTTTTCACTCCAAATTTTTTATAACACACAAAAAAATGGTTATACTGCTATAGAAAAAGATAGTTTTACATTAGCAACTGTTTGGGCTGGCGAGGTAACATTGGAAACTAAGTATGATTCAATAACTTTGCAAGGTGGAGAAAGCCTTCTCATTTCTGCTGATGTTAAAAGTCTTTCAATTAATATGATAGAAAAATATAGAGAACAACCTAAAATTGCTTTTTTTGCATTGAATGATGAGGTTATTTAATGGCTTTTATTAATGAAGCAACAGGAGATATTCATTTTAAGGTCTTATACATTGGTAGTAAAAATGCAGGAAAAACTGCCAATATCCAAGCGTTATTTTGTGAAACCCTAGCTAATGATAATAGCTTGGAATTGAATGAAGTGATAGCTGATTTACCAAGAAATAATTTTTTTGATTTTCTTCCAATAAGCTATGGTAAAGTAGCTGAAAGAAATGCAAGAATACATCTTTACACTCTTCCTTCACATCAATTATGGCCAACTGTAAATATTAGTTTACTATTAGGTATAGATGGAATTGTAAATATTATAGATAGCAGAGTTCGTTACTTAGATAAAAATTTAACATTTTTAGTAGAAATTAAAAAAATGTTCGAATCTATACAATTAGATTTTAATCAAATTCCAATTATATATCAAATGAATCATTCAGATTCTTATGATGCTCTGCCAGTAGAAACTCTCCAAAAAAATTATAATTTAGATTCTTCTGATTGTGTCCAAGCTGTTGCAATACAGGGATTAGGAGTTATGGAAACCTTCGCGAAAATTGCAGAAAAAGTAGTCCAAAAAGTAATATAAAAATAAAAAATAAAAAAATATTTTTTTAGTTGCATCTTTTTTTGAAATGAAATAGTACGTTATTACTGTCTTGCTAAATCATTCAAAAAAGAGGAAAAAATGAATATTAATAAATTAATTTTAAGTGCTATTCTGTTACCTTCTTTCGCCTTTGCTGCAGATGAATTGCCGTTACTTTCTAAAGTAACAGAAACAGGTAAAGTAGCCGCTGGATATAATAAATCTATAGAATGTACAATATATCAAAGTAAAGTAAAGTTGAGATATACTGCGGGATTTGCAGCAGTTGTCCATGAAAAGCCAATTTCTTTTGGAGGTGGCATTAATTTCATGCTAAGTGACGCAAAAAGTGCGATACTAAAAAGAAATGTAGTGCGTACGGACTCAGAAACTATTACCTATCAGGCTTTCATGTTAAATGATTATGGAAAACAAGAAACTATAGAATTAGGGACTTCTGTAAAAGGGACATGGGCAATAGAGAATCCTTCTGTTGGAGCAAATGGCTTTCGTTATTTACTAGACAAATTATGTAAGTGAAATTAGAACTTCATCTTTTAAAAGGTGAAGTTTTTTTTTACAATATTAAAAAATAGAAAAATAATACTAAAGATTTTGATTTTCCATTCATTTCAAAAAATAACATATAAAATTTTTAAATAATTCTTACCGATTAGAAATTAAAAAAAAATTCAATTTATATTATTAGGTTAATTTAATAATTACTAGAAAATTATTTGGTACAGAAATTGCTAATTAAATATTACTATTAATTTATATTAATAAATAAAATAAATTAATAGTAATATTTATTTTCTTAAATAATAAGGAAAAATTATTATGAAAAATTTCTTGAAAATAGCTTTAATTAGTTTTCCAATATTAACTACTTTTACAGCTCAAGCTAATGTATTTGCCCCTCTAGTAGAAAATTTTAAAGGATCTTACTTATTTTGTGTAAATGAAAAAAATACTTATAAATGGAAATGGGCTGCAAAAAATGAGAATTTTAATAATAAGTATAAAGGAATAAAAAAAATAACCACTCACTCTGAAGAATGGACATGGTTAAAAGGTTCTCCATCCTTAAATAAACACTTTAATATCGTTTTAGATATCAAACATGAATTTCAAAGTATGAATGAAGCAAAGGAGTTTTGTGAAGAATTAAAAAATATTTGCACATCGCAGTACGGTGATGATTATTCATTAGTAGGAGTATCAAGTTATGCAGTTCCTGGATGGGGATTAGTGAGTGTAAGGTATCCTACTCCTGTTGTTGAAACTGAATCTACTGCTCAAAATGATTATGCAAGTGAAACTGAACCCTTGCTAGGATATGAAGTGGAAAATATAAAATCTAAAACGTCTTCTTGTCCAAATTGGAATTATAAAGAGTTTCCTAATGCTGGTGGAGCGAAATATGATGTTGAAAGAATGATTACAGATCGTTTATTTTCTCAGAAAAAGTGATAAAATTCTCCGAAAAGAAAAGGAGAGTTTTATTAAAATTTTTGATGCTCATTTTCATATCATAGATAAACGATTTCCTTTAGTGCCTAATAATGGATTTATCCCTGAAGAATTTAATGTGTCTAGTTATTTAAAAGAATTAAAAGACTTTAAACTTGTGGGGGGAGCTGTTGTTTCAGGATCCTTTCAAGCATTTGATCAAAGTTACTTACAAGATGCTTTAAAAATTTTAGGAAGTAACTTTGTTGGTGTTACTCAAATTCCTGCTGATACTTCTGAAAAAGATATTTTAGCCTTGAATGCTATAGGGATTAAGGCCGTAAGATTTAATATCAAACGCGGAGGATCCGCTACACTAAAAGATTTAGTTTATTTTAGTCAAAAAGTATTTTCACTGTGTGGCTGGCATACTGAAATATATATAGATTCGAAAGAATTATTTTCTATTCAGCAACAAATCTTGCAAATTCCCAAATGTTCCATTGACCATTTGGGATTAAGTAAAGAAGGAATTCCTGTTTTAAAAAAGTTAATAGAAAAAGGAGTTTTTGTTAAAGCAACTGGATTTGGACGACTAGACTTTGATCCTATCCCAGTTATGCAAGAATTTATATCTATAAATCCTAATAGTTTAATGTTTGGGACAGATCTTCCTTCAACAAGAGCGCCAAAACCTTTTACTTTAAATGACATTAAAATTATTGTTGATGCATTTGAGAAAAAAGTTTGGAAAAATATTTTTTATAGAAATGCAGAAAAATTTTATAATTTAAAAAACTAAAATATCCATCCAATTTTTAAAATATTCCAATATATTATAGGATAGTTTTTTAAATTCTCACTAATAGTCTTTTTTAATTGATCATTCAGAGATGAGTATTCAGGAGATTGAATGGCGTAAGAAATATATTGTTGCACTGTAGGATCTGTTAGATTAATATTATTCTCAACAGAAACATCTAAGGTAAGTTGCGCTCCAATTTCTGTGCCGATAGCAAACCAGCCGAAACTTCCACTCCAAGTAGCTAGCAATCCAATTTGCGGAGTCCAATAAGTTGAATTAATAGTAAGAGTGTCTATAAAAGGAGTTGTTAATTTTTGGGGAAAATTTGCAACTGTTAAGTTGATATTTCCTGTAGATTTAAAGAAAAATTGCCGTTTTCCATAAGCAGCTCCGATAAAAAAACTTCCTCCAAAAGGAAATATACTTAATTTTCCTTCATACTGCCAATAAGATAATTTTAAGGTATCAAATTGAAAATCTTGTGATGAATTAAGCATCGATTTTAATTGTTTTGATCTAAATAAGTCAAATTCATTAAAGTAACTATAGCTTGCCGATAATCCAATATATTTCCAAAATTTCGATTCAATACTTAAATTTGGACCATTAATAATTCCAAATCCTACCATAGGTCCTACACGAATTGGTCCAAACAATCCTTCATCGTTATCAGTTTCTTTTTTTTCTGAATTTTTTTCATCTTTGTCCGACTTTTTTTCATCTTTCTCATTACTTTCTTCTTCTGCTAATTCATCTTCTTTTATATTATCATTCTTATTTATTTCATCTTTTAAGTTGTTATTTATTGGCTTTTGACCTGGTTTTTTAAAAATTTTTTGATTATTTTGACTAGGAAATTTTTGCTCAATAAACGGATTATCATTTATAACTGGATTTACTAAATTATTTTGCAAATTTCTTTGTTGAAGTGGAATTGTAGGATCAATTTGAGAAAAACTCTTTAATGAAAGGCTAATAAAAAATATAAAAATAAATATTTTCAATAAGCTCTTCATATAAAGAGGAACCTCAAATATAAACGACCAGAGAAAGATTATTAATTTATATTTTAATGTAAAAAAAAATTAAATCAAGGAAATAAAATCACTTGCCCATAAGTCACCACGAATTTTTTCGCTTGCTGATAGCGCTATGTTGTTATCTGAAATTAAAACATTCTTTTCTTCAATAGCTCTGGAAAACTTAGAATTTTTATTAATTTTTTCAAGAAAATCATTTTTATTTAGATACTTTTCTAACCAAGAAAAAGGGATACCATTCGGGGTTCGCAAAAGTGTGAAAATCATTTCATCAATATATTCCCTTTTAGTACGTGGGCTTTCGTAATGAATAGAAAAATTTTTCCCTCTCTCAATTTTGTCAGTGAAAATTAATCTATCATTTCCTGGATCTATTTCTTGAAATGAACTGGGACCAATTCTGTATCTCATACCAAAAGGTTTATCCGGTGTTTGTGGGAGTAGTCCATGTGAACCTGTTCCAAGTCCTATATAGGGTTTACCGTACCAATACAAATTATTATGCTTTGTAGGAAACCTAGAGAAATTACTCGTTTCAACTTGTTGTAATGATAATTTTGAGCAACTTTTTAATATTTCTAAATATTCATTCACAGCATTATCTTCATCAGAATAATTTTTCTTTGCAAATAAAGTTCGTTGCTCGATAGTTAAAGCATAAGCTGAAATGCCAGTTGCGCCATTTTGAACTAATTCATTAATTTCTTCTGTTATAGTTTTGGAACGATATTCTTTTTTTAAGCCATAAATTAAATCTACTTGTATATTGTTAAATCCTGCAGAATTTGCCCAATTTAGGTTATCAATTACATTTTCTGGTGTATGTTTTCTTCCTAAAATTTTTAAAGTCGAGTGACAAAGAGATTGAGCTCCCAATGTAATTCTAGTAAAACCTATTTTTCTATAATCATATAAACGGCGTTTAAAATTTGTTAATGGGTTAGTTTCTAAAGTAGCTTCCTCTATTTTAAAATAGTTATTTAATATATTAAAGAATCTTTTATAAGCAGAAGCTTCGAATAAACCGGGAGTACCTCCGCCAAAGTAAATAGTTACATTTTGTTGATAGTACTCTTTAAGATTTTCAATAAAGTAAATTAATTGCTCTTCTAATTCATCAAAATAAAAAGAAATATCTTTTTTAGAAAACTTAGCAGTTTTGGTGAAATCACAGTAAGGGCAAATATGGGGGCAAAAAGGAATATGAAAATAGAATCCAATATTTGCTTTTTGATTAGGAATTTCGATCATTTTTTATTATCCATTTTCTTGAAGATGCATTGCGCCAAATTGAAAATAAAGTTTCTAAAGAATTATACATTAATACAGGCTCTAAATTTGCGAAATTGAGACGCATAAAATTATAATGTTTACTATCTTTTGAAAAATAGTATCCAGGTGCAATAGATATTTTTTTTTCTAATGCACGTTCTTCAACTACCTGTAAATTTTCACCAGGTGGAAATTCAAACCATAAATACATTCCAGAATCAGGTTGATTCCATTTTGAACCTTGAGGTGAAAGTTTTTTTAACATTGCGATTAAAGTATCCCTTTTAGAACGGAAGGTGTTTTTAAGTTTTGCAATATGTTTCTTTAAAATACCTCTAATAATTAGTTCGTAAATTATTTGTTGATCAATAATTGAAGGTGAAATACATTGTGCAATATAAAGGGTATTAAGATATTTTATATTTGCTATACTTGAAACAATATATGCAATTTTTAGACCTGGAGCGAACACTTTAGAGTAACTTGAAATATAAAATGAGTTATTTAACCCTTCAATAGTGGCTAAATTTGGAATTATAAACTCATCATAATTAAGTTCACTATAAATATCAATTTCAATGATAATTGCGTTTATTTCTTTTGCTATTTTAATAATCGCATGTCTTTCAATTGCGGTTAAAGAACCACCTGTAGGACAATGACAATTAGTGTAGATTATAAATGCTTTGGGTTTTTTATTTTTTATTTCTAAAATTTTTTCTTCACTCAAAAATATTTTTTCAAAAGATCGTTCAACAGAAATTACATTGTACTTTTTTAAAAGATCTGAGTAGAAAAAAAAATCACTATTTGGAGTTTCAAGCACAAGATAATCATTTCTTGACAGAAA of Pigmentibacter sp. JX0631 contains these proteins:
- a CDS encoding PLP-dependent aminotransferase family protein, whose amino-acid sequence is MAKFRKITIDFDSSKSYSQQIFDHFSHAIQTGTLMFGSKLPSIRDLSAELKINKIGIITAYNKLCDGGFIKAKLGSGFYVSYKKNKINLSSSPKKENHNLVLKKQQMNCPLPHYLELPEDYANLGGNQVYKSFSIMEELRAISRTCFSAQTLIYSSFKHNSFQNLKEIIAFDLENKGMPIQNTEQILLASGEKHAIEIILSGFLSRNDYLVLETPNSDFFFYSDLLKKYNVISVERSFEKIFLSEEKILEIKNKKPKAFIIYTNCHCPTGGSLTAIERHAIIKIAKEINAIIIEIDIYSELNYDEFIIPNLATIEGLNNSFYISSYSKVFAPGLKIAYIVSSIANIKYLNTLYIAQCISPSIIDQQIIYELIIRGILKKHIAKLKNTFRSKRDTLIAMLKKLSPQGSKWNQPDSGMYLWFEFPPGENLQVVEERALEKKISIAPGYYFSKDSKHYNFMRLNFANLEPVLMYNSLETLFSIWRNASSRKWIIKNDRNS